In Macadamia integrifolia cultivar HAES 741 chromosome 12, SCU_Mint_v3, whole genome shotgun sequence, the following are encoded in one genomic region:
- the LOC122094740 gene encoding uncharacterized protein LOC122094740, whose protein sequence is MADKQVTENKRRTIALKSSQATEEISDDDDDDDFDIGKYISLITRCFKKFLRKKMKMPYKNKYHGDKSYGEKGMDDALFGKEADAKMAYLVALKHHEKLWAEKSRIRWLKQGDRNSKLFHLYTKIRRARNIVRMVEKHDGTKMYDRDGISSYMVDYYEGFHSLSPINDHLELLDSILTLVDEVDLLTLDAIPGVVEIKKAMWDLDPDSSPGPDGFPGYFFHHCREVVCDDFVRTIKDFSLSGKMAPTINNNFLALIPKVDGGSTLDKYWHLCMGNFFCKVLSKILATRMPYLLPRLISDEQKAFQRGKIIHTNIGVGSELTNVMFSDTRGGGMGIKIDIQKAFDTISYEFLLHVMRKFGFSEK, encoded by the exons ATGGCAGATAAACAAGTCACAGAGAACAAAAGAAGGACAATAGCATTAAAGTCTTCCCAAGCAACAGAGGAAATtagtgatgacgatgatgatgatgacttcgACATAGGGAAGTACATCTCTCTTATAACCAGATGCTTCAAGAAGTTcctaagaaagaaaatgaagatgccTTACAAGAACAAATATCATGGAGATAAGTCCTATGGAGAAAAAG GTATGGATGATGCTTTATTTGGGAAGGAGGCAGATGCCAAAATGGCATATTTAGTTGCTCTAAAACATCATGAAAAGTTGTGGGCTGAAAAATCCAGAATTAGATGGCTTAAGCAGGGGGACAGGAACTCCAAATTATTTCATCTCTATACTAAGATCAGAAGAGCAAGAAACATTGTCAGAATGGTTGAAAAGCATGATGGGACAAAAATGTATGATAGAGATGGGATTTCTAGCTATATGGTTGACTATTATGAAGGGTTCCATAGTTTATCTCCTATTAATGATCACTTAGAGCTGCTGGACTCTATTCTGACCTTGGTGGATGAGGTTGACTTGCTTACTCTAGATGCTATTCCTGGAGTTGTGGAAATTAAAAAGGCTATGTGGGATCTTGACCCGGACAGTTCTCCTGGTCCAGATGGCTTCCCAGGTTACTTCTTTCATCATTGCCGGGAGGTGGTGTGTGATGATTTTGTTCGTACTATCAAAGATTTTTCCCTTAGTGGCAAAATGGCTCCAACtatcaataataattttttagctCTTATTCCTAAAGTAGATGGTGGTTCTACATTGGATAAGTACTGGCATCTCtgtatgggaaattttttttgtaaagtctTGTCAAAAATTCTTGCAACAAGAATGCCATATCTTTTGCCTAGGCTGATTTCTGATGAGCAGAAGGCGTTCCAAAGAGGGAAAATTATTCATACCAATATTGGTGTGGGATCAGAGTTAACTAATGTTATGTTCTCAGATACTAGAGGAGGAGGAATGGGCATCAAGATTGACATTCAGAAAGCTTTTGACACCATCTCGTACGAATTTTTACTTCATGTGATGAGAAAGTTTGGATTCTCTGAAAAATAG
- the LOC122057600 gene encoding arogenate dehydrogenase 1, chloroplastic-like, translated as MSSSLESLKIGIIGFGPFAQFLAITLVKQGHTLSATSRSDHSELSSRLGINFFRDIETFLEFNNDVILLCTSIVSLSEVVKSIPFHLLKKPNTLFVDVLSVKIHPRDLLLQVLPESMDLLCTHPMFGPESGRDGWHGLPFVFDKIRIRDQDICSRFLQIFEQEGCRMVEMSCEEHDKQAARSQFLTHTIGRVLSEMDIKSTSMDTKGFQTLIQLKESTVKDSFDLYSGLFIHNKLAQQELKNLELALQTVKQRLLDRMEIE; from the exons ATGTCTTCATCATTGGAATCCCTAAAAATTGGAATCATAGGGTTTGGTCCCTTTGCGCAGTTCTTGGCAATCACCTTGGTAAAACAAGGACACACCCTATCTGCAACCTCACGATCCGATCATTCTGAGCTTTCCTCTCGCTTGGGCATTAATTTCTTCAG AGATATAGAAACGTTCCTTGAATTCAACAACGATGTCATCCTTCTCTGCACATCCATCGTATCTCTTTCTGAGGTAGTGAAATCAATACCATTCCATCTCCTGAAGAAGCCCAATACCCTCTTCGTTGATGTCCTCTCCGTCAAAATACATCCAAGGGATCTTCTCCTTCAGGTATTGCCAGAATCGATGGACTTGCTCTGTACTCACCCGATGTTTGGGCCAGAGAGTGGGAGAGATGGGTGGCATGGGTTACCTTTTGTGTTCGACAAGATTCGGATCAGGGATCAAGATATCTGCTCCcgttttcttcaaatttttgaaCAAGAG GGTTGCAGAATGGTGGAAATGAGTTGTGAAGAACATGATAAACAAGCAGCTCGAAGCCAATTTCTTACCCATACAATTGgaag GGTTTTGTCTGAAATGGATATCAAGTCTACATCAATGGATACCAAAGGTTTCCAGACACTGATTCAATTG AAAGAGAGTACAGTGAAAGATAGTTTTGATTTATATAGTGGACTATTCATCCATAATAAGTTGGCTCAACAAGAG CTGAAGAACCTGGAGCTGGCACTACAGACTGTCAAACAGAGACTATTGGATAGGATGGAGATAGAGTAG